A stretch of Myxococcus hansupus DNA encodes these proteins:
- a CDS encoding NAD(P)-dependent oxidoreductase, giving the protein MKIGFVGLGNMGLPMAANLLAAGHTLTVWNRTEAKAAPLKAKGAKVAATPAEAARGAEAVFSMLADDAAVGSAVFGKEGIQAGMSPGALHVSSSTISVALSEKLAEAHASAGQRYVAAPVFGRPAAAESKQLWVVAAGPKQDVERCRPLLEALGRGLTVLGENAPAANVVKLSGNFLIASMMEALAESFALTRKSGIEPKAFLDVFQSVFARSPIFETYAQLIAEEKYSPAGFKLKLGLKDMELVLGAARGAEVPMPLASLVKDQFLGGVAQGHGDLDWSALGALVAERAGLKRGT; this is encoded by the coding sequence ATGAAGATTGGATTCGTGGGCCTGGGGAACATGGGCCTGCCCATGGCGGCGAACCTGCTGGCCGCGGGCCACACGTTGACGGTGTGGAACCGCACGGAGGCGAAGGCCGCGCCGCTGAAGGCGAAGGGCGCGAAGGTCGCCGCCACGCCCGCTGAGGCGGCCCGAGGTGCGGAAGCCGTGTTCAGCATGTTGGCGGACGACGCCGCGGTGGGCTCGGCCGTGTTCGGGAAGGAGGGCATCCAGGCGGGAATGTCGCCCGGCGCCCTGCACGTCTCGTCGAGCACCATCTCGGTGGCCCTGTCGGAGAAGCTGGCGGAGGCGCACGCGAGCGCGGGGCAACGGTACGTCGCCGCGCCCGTCTTCGGCCGGCCCGCCGCGGCCGAGTCGAAGCAGCTCTGGGTGGTGGCCGCCGGCCCGAAGCAGGACGTGGAGCGCTGCCGCCCGCTGCTGGAGGCCCTGGGGCGAGGGCTGACGGTGTTGGGCGAGAACGCCCCCGCGGCGAACGTGGTGAAGCTGTCGGGCAACTTCCTCATCGCGTCGATGATGGAAGCGCTCGCCGAGTCCTTCGCCCTGACGCGCAAGTCGGGCATCGAGCCGAAGGCGTTCCTGGACGTCTTCCAGTCCGTCTTCGCCCGCTCCCCCATCTTCGAGACCTACGCGCAGCTCATCGCGGAGGAGAAGTACTCACCGGCGGGCTTCAAGTTGAAGCTGGGGCTCAAGGACATGGAGCTCGTCCTGGGCGCGGCCCGAGGCGCCGAGGTGCCCATGCCGCTGGCCAGCCTGGTGAAGGACCAGTTCCTGGGAGGCGTCGCGCAGGGCCATGGGGACCTGGACTGGTCCGCGTTGGGCGCGCTCGTCGCCGAGCGGGCCGGACTCAAGCGAGGCACCTGA
- a CDS encoding RagB/SusD family nutrient uptake outer membrane protein codes for MTIHLTKKAFVGLCTVLGLSGCGSMDVPDLNNPSFDDFRERPSKQAVLTAATGLLVGHRAGISAPNGYVAQLGIIGREAYVFDPADPRAVNELLGPTLDPGGPAFGGNHWTTPYLNIRNAFTVLDALEKVPSTSDAEKEGIRGFAKTLQALDFLIVINTRDTHGAPIDVNLPIGQLAPFESKEAVFARIASLLDESATHLNNAGNTFAFQLSPGFTGFNTPETFRRFNRGLAARVAVYRGLYPEALTALSESFINATGSLDVGVYHAFGTNSGDTANGLFNRNVYAHPSTFNEADLQADGTVDDRVVRKLQRLESTVAAGGGRLTTDWRFRIYTSNNTPLPIIRNEELILLRAEANIGLRNFGPAADDINTIRTISGRLLPRLDIDESNALDELLKQKRYSLLFEGGHRWIDLRRYGRLDTLPRELDPDIAPHERFPIPLAELNARE; via the coding sequence ATGACCATCCATCTGACCAAGAAGGCGTTCGTGGGGCTGTGCACCGTCCTGGGCCTGAGCGGCTGCGGGAGCATGGACGTCCCCGACCTGAACAACCCCAGCTTCGATGATTTCCGCGAACGTCCCTCGAAACAGGCCGTGCTGACCGCGGCCACGGGTCTGCTCGTGGGTCATCGCGCCGGCATCTCGGCACCCAACGGCTACGTGGCCCAGTTGGGCATCATCGGCCGTGAGGCGTACGTCTTCGACCCCGCGGACCCGCGCGCCGTCAACGAACTGCTGGGCCCCACCCTGGACCCGGGTGGCCCGGCGTTCGGCGGGAATCACTGGACCACGCCCTATCTGAACATCCGCAATGCCTTCACGGTGCTGGATGCCTTGGAGAAGGTCCCCAGCACCTCCGATGCGGAAAAGGAAGGCATCCGCGGCTTCGCGAAGACGCTGCAGGCCCTGGACTTCCTCATCGTCATCAACACGCGCGACACCCATGGGGCGCCCATCGACGTCAACCTCCCCATCGGGCAACTGGCCCCCTTCGAGAGCAAGGAGGCCGTGTTCGCACGCATCGCCTCGCTGCTCGACGAGAGCGCCACCCACTTGAACAACGCGGGCAACACGTTCGCCTTCCAGCTCAGCCCGGGCTTCACGGGATTCAACACTCCCGAGACGTTCCGGCGGTTCAACCGCGGCCTCGCCGCGCGAGTCGCTGTGTACCGGGGCCTCTATCCCGAGGCGCTCACCGCCCTGAGTGAGTCCTTCATCAACGCGACGGGGTCGCTGGACGTGGGCGTCTATCACGCCTTCGGAACGAACTCCGGAGACACCGCCAACGGCCTCTTCAACCGCAACGTCTACGCGCACCCGTCGACCTTCAACGAAGCCGACCTCCAAGCAGACGGCACCGTGGATGATCGCGTCGTCCGAAAGCTCCAACGGCTGGAGAGCACCGTTGCCGCAGGAGGAGGCAGGCTGACGACAGACTGGCGGTTCCGAATCTACACCTCGAACAACACGCCCCTCCCCATCATCCGCAACGAGGAGCTCATCCTCCTGCGCGCGGAGGCCAACATCGGGCTGCGGAACTTCGGCCCCGCCGCGGACGACATCAACACCATCCGCACCATCTCCGGCCGGTTGCTTCCGCGTCTGGACATCGATGAGTCGAACGCGTTGGACGAGCTGCTCAAGCAGAAGCGGTACTCGCTCCTGTTCGAGGGCGGCCACCGGTGGATCGACCTGCGGCGCTACGGGCGACTCGACACGCTGCCCCGCGAGCTGGACCCGGACATCGCGCCCCACGAGCGCTTCCCCATCCCGCTCGCGGAGCTGAACGCCCGGGAGTAG
- a CDS encoding protein-glutamate methylesterase/protein-glutamine glutaminase, protein MSTQDVITVLVIDDSAHNRRTLATMLESEQDVRVVDRAADGEEGLKKVVELKPDVVTLDLEMPKLGGYTFLRLLMRTAPTPVIVISSYSHRSDVFKALDLGAFDFIAKPQHATFDAMEALRRELLEKVRAARHMRPGHRHAAPGARAMAVAGEPPLVIAVGASTGGPPAVQRVLEGLAAEPTPCVLVCQHMPPLFTRAFADRLDRIGPFSVSEARDGDLVQPGHVYIAPGGRHLVVSERGSKLELHTPPPTPADKYAPSVDRLFSSVAEVLGPKSLGVVLTGMGADGAEGTRHIHRAGGEVWAQSEETSVVFGMPGEAIATGAVKRVIPLGDIGAALAAQARRRR, encoded by the coding sequence GTGAGCACCCAGGATGTCATCACCGTATTGGTCATCGATGATTCGGCGCACAACCGGCGCACCCTCGCCACGATGCTGGAGTCGGAGCAGGACGTGCGAGTGGTGGACCGCGCGGCGGACGGTGAGGAGGGGCTGAAGAAGGTCGTCGAGCTGAAGCCCGACGTGGTGACGCTGGACCTGGAGATGCCGAAGCTGGGGGGCTACACGTTCCTCCGCTTGCTGATGCGCACGGCGCCCACGCCCGTCATCGTCATCTCCAGCTATTCGCACCGCTCGGACGTCTTCAAGGCGCTGGACCTGGGGGCTTTCGACTTCATCGCGAAGCCGCAGCACGCCACGTTCGACGCGATGGAGGCGCTCCGGCGCGAGCTGTTGGAGAAGGTGCGGGCGGCGCGGCACATGCGGCCCGGCCACCGGCACGCGGCGCCGGGCGCCCGGGCGATGGCGGTCGCGGGTGAGCCGCCGTTGGTGATCGCCGTGGGGGCGTCCACGGGAGGGCCCCCGGCGGTGCAGCGCGTGCTGGAGGGCCTGGCGGCGGAGCCCACCCCGTGCGTGTTGGTGTGTCAGCACATGCCGCCATTGTTCACCCGGGCCTTCGCGGACCGGTTGGACCGCATCGGGCCCTTCTCGGTGTCGGAGGCCCGCGACGGGGACCTGGTGCAGCCCGGGCACGTGTACATCGCCCCAGGAGGCCGGCACCTCGTGGTGTCGGAGCGGGGCTCGAAGCTGGAGCTGCACACGCCGCCGCCCACGCCCGCGGACAAGTACGCGCCCAGCGTGGACCGGCTCTTCTCCAGCGTGGCGGAGGTGTTGGGGCCCAAGTCCCTGGGCGTGGTGCTGACGGGGATGGGGGCGGATGGCGCGGAGGGCACGCGTCACATCCACCGCGCGGGAGGCGAGGTCTGGGCGCAGTCCGAGGAGACCTCGGTGGTGTTCGGCATGCCCGGTGAGGCCATCGCGACCGGGGCGGTGAAGCGGGTGATTCCACTGGGAGACATCGGGGCGGCGCTCGCGGCCCAGGCGCGGCGGCGGCGCTGA
- a CDS encoding HEAT repeat domain-containing protein, whose translation MSPSSEVPVAEEVRYLALQALDPCAAGVLEILVVGLHDESWRVRHVAAEALKRMPASTELAARLIAVLGERGETGARNAAAEALAGLGGIALAPLVDLLSHPDPDQRKFAADILGQIGHRGAEAPLVQALADRDLNVRVSAAEALGRVGGEQAMGALEALLAEPEPLLRLSALEGLTLLERAVPLRVVTALLEDVPLQRSAYRMLGLIPDAEATQRICQGLGSGLRSVREAALSALGTQALRAEGERRAEFEAVVRESLHASPGLLSRLEEALAAEDVMVRESLHASPGLLSRLEEALAAEDVMVRAGALVVVASLGDASLAIPVAECAREPRLLREVLHTLDTLGPAAGHALLVRMPDLSLPARAAVAEALVHLVDASAVAALCSLLEWMEGDLRAVVVRALGRTGSADAVPPLVELLEEPSLAGAATRSLMGLAESHQMDVVVALQDAVVRKRSPAAVAAMARIGSAWAVPLLKRLSRDTEPEWRAAAVMAACELEGDAGREWVYAALADESAQVRIAGARALARLGGAEAGALLSPALRDEDLSVRVAAVQAVGDCGALDRVPDLVALTRHTDGALAVTAVRALARLGAAEPDVLRAAANHADVEVVKAALAVGAETAAGVAMALALLHHPRWDVRTAAARVLGDSAGPESLPAAREALDAESDALALQALSEAVERLVRR comes from the coding sequence ATGAGTCCCTCCTCCGAAGTCCCCGTCGCGGAAGAGGTGCGCTACCTGGCGCTCCAGGCGTTGGACCCCTGCGCCGCGGGCGTGCTGGAGATTCTCGTGGTCGGCCTGCATGACGAGAGCTGGCGCGTGCGTCACGTCGCGGCGGAGGCCCTCAAGCGGATGCCCGCGTCGACCGAACTCGCCGCGAGGCTCATCGCCGTCCTGGGCGAGCGGGGGGAGACGGGGGCCCGCAACGCGGCGGCGGAGGCGCTCGCCGGACTCGGGGGCATCGCGTTGGCACCGCTGGTGGACCTGCTGTCCCACCCGGACCCCGACCAACGCAAGTTCGCGGCGGACATCCTGGGACAGATAGGGCATCGCGGGGCGGAGGCGCCTCTCGTGCAGGCGCTGGCGGACCGGGACCTCAATGTCCGGGTTTCCGCGGCGGAGGCCCTGGGCCGTGTCGGGGGGGAGCAGGCGATGGGGGCGCTGGAGGCTCTGTTGGCGGAGCCCGAGCCGTTGCTCCGCCTGTCCGCGCTGGAGGGCCTCACGCTGCTCGAGCGCGCGGTGCCGCTGCGCGTGGTGACGGCGCTGCTGGAGGACGTCCCCCTTCAGCGCAGCGCGTACAGGATGTTGGGGCTCATCCCCGACGCCGAGGCCACGCAGCGCATCTGCCAGGGGCTGGGGTCGGGGCTGCGCTCGGTGCGTGAGGCCGCGCTGTCCGCGCTGGGCACCCAGGCGTTGCGCGCGGAGGGCGAGCGGCGGGCCGAATTCGAAGCGGTGGTGCGCGAGTCGCTGCATGCGTCGCCCGGCCTGCTGTCCAGGTTGGAGGAGGCCCTGGCCGCCGAGGACGTCATGGTGCGCGAGTCGCTGCATGCGTCGCCCGGCCTGCTGTCCAGGTTGGAGGAGGCCCTGGCCGCTGAGGACGTCATGGTGCGCGCGGGCGCGCTGGTGGTGGTGGCGTCGCTGGGCGATGCGTCACTGGCCATCCCCGTGGCGGAGTGCGCGCGCGAGCCTCGGCTCCTGCGCGAGGTGTTGCACACGCTGGACACGTTGGGCCCGGCGGCGGGGCACGCGTTGCTGGTGCGCATGCCGGACCTGTCCCTGCCTGCCCGGGCCGCGGTGGCCGAGGCGCTGGTGCACTTGGTGGACGCGTCGGCGGTGGCGGCCCTGTGCTCCTTGCTGGAGTGGATGGAGGGAGACCTCCGCGCCGTGGTCGTGCGCGCCCTGGGGCGCACGGGTTCGGCGGACGCGGTGCCGCCGCTGGTTGAGTTGTTGGAGGAACCTTCGCTGGCGGGGGCTGCGACGCGTTCGTTGATGGGGCTCGCGGAGTCCCATCAGATGGACGTCGTGGTGGCGTTGCAGGACGCGGTGGTGCGGAAGCGTTCGCCCGCGGCGGTGGCGGCCATGGCGCGAATCGGGAGTGCGTGGGCCGTGCCGCTGCTGAAGCGGCTGTCGCGCGACACGGAGCCCGAGTGGCGCGCGGCGGCGGTGATGGCGGCCTGCGAGCTGGAAGGCGACGCGGGCCGGGAGTGGGTCTACGCGGCGCTCGCGGATGAGTCCGCCCAGGTTCGCATCGCGGGGGCCCGTGCCCTGGCGCGGCTGGGCGGCGCGGAGGCGGGGGCCCTGCTGTCGCCCGCGCTGCGAGACGAGGACCTCTCCGTCCGGGTGGCCGCGGTCCAGGCAGTGGGAGACTGTGGGGCCTTGGACCGCGTGCCGGACCTGGTGGCGCTGACGCGGCACACCGATGGAGCGCTGGCCGTGACCGCGGTGCGGGCCCTGGCGCGGCTGGGGGCGGCGGAGCCCGATGTCCTGCGCGCGGCGGCCAATCATGCCGACGTGGAGGTCGTGAAGGCGGCGCTGGCCGTGGGCGCGGAGACGGCGGCCGGCGTGGCGATGGCGCTCGCGTTGCTGCACCACCCACGCTGGGACGTGCGCACCGCCGCCGCGCGAGTCCTGGGCGATTCAGCGGGTCCGGAATCCCTGCCCGCCGCGCGTGAGGCCCTGGACGCGGAGTCGGACGCCCTGGCGCTGCAAGCCCTCTCGGAGGCCGTGGAGCGCCTGGTCCGGCGCTGA
- a CDS encoding putative ABC exporter domain-containing protein has product MSFSRAVAFLWVASWRNRIRRQLARLRKPRYLLGALVGAAYLYSVFFRRMDFRGPVGGVSEGVQLFAELSLVGSALGTLFAAWVLGRDRPSLTFSETEVVQLFPAPVSRRALLQYKLVRGLLGTTVGALFATLFLGRTISPHPVLFFVGACLALGTLYLHSTAAAFVRTRLAARGTWGLVIRWGGVAVVLGLVALAALSSLQAHPVPEDLSSGRALRAWLQSLMASPGVGAVLWPGRLLVAPALAQSVRDFLAALPPVLALMVAHYVWVLLAEVPFEETAVVRAESRSRERMLRASGRMARVGSMTLSRPPFRLLARGRPEVAILWKNLIARKRMGGGLAVFLVFIVMGGGIAALMGDARLFTDTRRVLGPVALALAVTLTVVGPSAFRMDLRMDLPKLDLLRALPLTGRQVVRAQLAASALAVASFQLALLAVALVLGPGVEAPRLGGWWWPGGLALAFLLPAISPAGLFVQNAAVVLFPAWVPADMGERARGLEAMGQRLLALVGTLVVTLVGLIPASLVALVVGVPLSPFLGPWSLPVAGLAAAGVLVGEVALGVIGLGHAFERLDLSEDRPE; this is encoded by the coding sequence GTGAGCTTTTCCCGCGCGGTGGCGTTCCTCTGGGTGGCGTCCTGGCGTAATCGCATCCGGAGGCAGTTGGCGCGGCTGCGCAAGCCACGCTACCTGCTGGGCGCCCTGGTGGGCGCGGCGTATCTCTACTCGGTCTTCTTTCGGAGGATGGACTTCCGGGGGCCCGTGGGCGGCGTGTCGGAGGGCGTCCAGTTGTTCGCCGAGCTGTCCCTGGTCGGCTCCGCGCTGGGGACGCTCTTCGCCGCCTGGGTGTTGGGCAGGGACCGGCCGTCGTTGACCTTCTCCGAGACAGAGGTCGTCCAGCTCTTCCCCGCGCCCGTCTCACGGCGGGCCCTGCTGCAATACAAGCTCGTGCGTGGGCTTCTGGGCACGACGGTGGGCGCGCTCTTCGCCACGTTGTTCCTGGGAAGGACCATCAGTCCGCACCCCGTGCTCTTCTTCGTGGGGGCGTGTCTGGCATTGGGCACGCTGTATCTGCATTCGACGGCGGCGGCCTTCGTCCGCACGCGGCTGGCGGCGCGAGGCACCTGGGGACTGGTGATTCGCTGGGGCGGGGTGGCGGTCGTCCTGGGGCTCGTGGCGTTGGCGGCGCTCAGCTCGTTGCAAGCGCATCCGGTGCCGGAGGACCTGTCTTCGGGACGTGCGCTGCGCGCGTGGCTTCAGTCGTTGATGGCCTCTCCGGGCGTGGGGGCGGTGTTGTGGCCCGGACGGTTGTTGGTGGCGCCCGCGCTGGCGCAGAGCGTGCGGGACTTCCTCGCCGCGTTGCCTCCCGTGCTGGCGTTGATGGTGGCGCATTACGTCTGGGTGTTGCTCGCCGAGGTTCCCTTCGAGGAGACGGCGGTGGTGCGCGCGGAGTCCCGCTCACGCGAGCGCATGCTGCGCGCGTCGGGGCGGATGGCCCGCGTCGGGTCGATGACGCTGAGCCGGCCCCCATTTCGGCTGCTGGCACGTGGCAGGCCCGAGGTGGCCATCCTCTGGAAGAACCTCATCGCCCGGAAGCGGATGGGCGGCGGGCTCGCGGTGTTCCTCGTCTTCATCGTCATGGGCGGTGGCATCGCGGCGCTGATGGGGGACGCGCGCCTGTTCACGGACACGCGGCGGGTGCTCGGGCCGGTGGCGTTGGCGCTCGCGGTGACGTTGACGGTGGTGGGGCCGAGCGCGTTTCGCATGGACCTGCGGATGGACCTGCCCAAGCTGGACCTGTTGCGCGCGTTGCCGCTGACGGGCCGGCAGGTGGTGCGTGCCCAGCTCGCGGCCTCCGCGCTGGCCGTGGCCTCGTTCCAGCTCGCGCTGCTGGCGGTGGCGCTCGTGTTGGGCCCAGGGGTGGAGGCCCCCCGGCTGGGCGGCTGGTGGTGGCCCGGGGGGCTGGCGCTGGCGTTTCTGCTCCCAGCCATCTCCCCGGCGGGGCTCTTCGTTCAGAACGCGGCGGTGGTGCTCTTCCCCGCATGGGTGCCGGCGGACATGGGAGAGCGGGCGCGCGGGCTCGAGGCGATGGGGCAGCGGCTGCTCGCGCTCGTGGGCACGCTGGTGGTGACGCTGGTGGGCCTGATTCCCGCGAGCCTGGTGGCGCTCGTGGTGGGCGTGCCGTTGTCGCCGTTCCTGGGCCCATGGTCCTTGCCCGTGGCGGGGCTCGCGGCGGCGGGCGTGCTGGTGGGGGAGGTGGCCCTGGGCGTCATCGGACTGGGACATGCCTTCGAGCGCCTGGACCTCTCGGAGGACCGTCCGGAGTAG
- a CDS encoding response regulator yields the protein MTQQIRALVVDDSQAMRRSIMYALQRLSGVVCTEAQDGAEGLKKLTQARFDLVLTDINMPLMDGLKLISHIRQASEHRDVPIIVVTTEGAAADRERAMKLGASAYLVKPVQAKVVLDTVRDLLKLD from the coding sequence ATGACGCAGCAGATTCGAGCCCTGGTGGTGGATGACTCGCAGGCGATGCGGCGAAGCATCATGTACGCGCTGCAACGGCTCTCCGGTGTGGTGTGCACCGAGGCCCAGGACGGCGCGGAGGGCTTGAAGAAGCTGACGCAGGCTCGGTTCGACCTGGTGCTCACCGACATCAACATGCCGTTGATGGACGGACTCAAGCTCATCAGCCACATCCGGCAGGCGTCCGAGCACCGCGACGTCCCCATCATCGTCGTCACCACGGAGGGCGCGGCGGCGGACCGGGAGCGCGCGATGAAGCTGGGCGCGAGCGCGTACCTGGTGAAACCCGTGCAGGCGAAGGTCGTGCTGGATACCGTTCGGGACCTGCTGAAGCTGGATTGA
- a CDS encoding chemotaxis protein CheW: protein MKDPVNLLPSRPHAVADEAASAADVVVQLCAFYIGAAEYVLDIMRVEEILPLQRVTPIPHAPAFVEGVLHLRGVILPVVDLRCRLLGAPGPETPKTRLLVCKLGARRVAVKVDRVAEVLRVRKGDIKPAPALVVAGHSPFVVGVCGPPDRLRLLLDLKALLRVELERESLKAPESIRKGD from the coding sequence ATGAAGGACCCCGTCAATCTGCTCCCAAGCCGTCCCCACGCCGTCGCCGACGAAGCGGCGTCGGCGGCGGATGTCGTGGTGCAGCTCTGTGCCTTCTACATTGGCGCGGCGGAGTACGTGCTGGACATCATGCGGGTGGAGGAAATCCTCCCGCTCCAGCGCGTCACGCCCATTCCCCATGCCCCGGCCTTCGTGGAAGGCGTGCTCCACTTGCGAGGCGTCATCCTCCCGGTGGTGGACCTGCGTTGCAGGCTCCTGGGCGCACCGGGGCCGGAGACGCCGAAGACACGGCTGCTGGTGTGTAAGCTGGGCGCGCGGCGCGTGGCGGTGAAGGTGGACCGCGTGGCGGAGGTGCTGCGGGTGCGCAAGGGCGACATCAAGCCCGCGCCCGCCCTGGTGGTGGCGGGGCACTCGCCGTTTGTCGTGGGGGTGTGCGGTCCACCGGACAGGCTCCGGTTGTTATTGGACCTCAAGGCCCTGCTGCGCGTGGAGCTGGAGCGCGAGTCTTTGAAAGCACCGGAGTCGATACGCAAGGGGGACTGA
- a CDS encoding ABC transporter ATP-binding protein has translation MDSVLRVEGLEKTYGEVKAVQGLSFEVAPGEILGLVGPNGAGKTSTLRCLAGILPPSSGQVFVAGHDLTQAPVDAKRALAFLPDEPRFFEYLTVWEHLNFTARLYGVEDWEARGRALLEEMELSGKEKSLPGELSRGMKQKLSIACGFLHSPKLILLDEPLTGLDPIGIRRMKASLRRRAEEGAALVLSSHLLPLVEELCHRLLVIAGGKAVALGSLDDIRARLSGVEGEHASLEELFVRITSAGTQTP, from the coding sequence ATGGATTCCGTCCTGCGGGTGGAGGGCCTGGAGAAGACCTACGGTGAGGTGAAGGCCGTGCAGGGGCTCTCCTTCGAGGTGGCGCCAGGGGAGATCCTCGGCCTGGTGGGGCCCAACGGGGCGGGGAAGACGTCCACGCTTCGCTGCCTGGCGGGAATCCTTCCGCCGTCCTCGGGCCAGGTCTTCGTCGCGGGGCATGACCTGACGCAGGCGCCCGTGGATGCGAAGCGCGCGCTGGCCTTCCTGCCCGACGAGCCCCGCTTCTTCGAGTACCTCACCGTCTGGGAGCACCTGAACTTCACCGCGCGCCTCTACGGTGTGGAGGACTGGGAGGCGCGAGGCCGCGCGCTGTTGGAGGAGATGGAGCTGTCCGGCAAGGAGAAGTCGCTGCCGGGTGAGCTGTCACGCGGCATGAAGCAGAAGCTCTCCATCGCGTGTGGCTTCTTGCATTCACCCAAGCTCATCCTGCTGGACGAGCCGCTCACGGGCCTGGACCCCATTGGCATCCGGCGGATGAAGGCGTCGTTGCGGCGCAGGGCGGAGGAGGGCGCGGCCCTGGTGTTGTCCTCACACCTGCTGCCATTGGTCGAGGAGCTGTGCCACCGGCTGCTCGTCATCGCGGGGGGCAAGGCGGTGGCGCTCGGAAGTCTGGATGACATCCGCGCGCGCCTGAGCGGCGTGGAGGGGGAGCACGCGTCGCTGGAGGAACTCTTCGTGCGCATCACCAGCGCGGGAACGCAGACGCCGTGA
- a CDS encoding chemotaxis protein CheW, producing MSRFSELLDDFFYRPDEDVTGLHDFAAGSDGVRTVVPEEVPEEYLAFRLESECYAVPIRGVREISKVPPLTEIPRAEPQLLGVMNLRGELLPVYDIKVRLRLAERPPLVAGPDAPAPPRSARILVLRTEAGPAGVWVDGVVGVVKLRPSMVEAPPPGMRTGDKDCVVGMGRRGPTLYILLDAEQALAP from the coding sequence GTGTCCCGGTTCTCGGAGCTGCTCGACGACTTCTTCTACCGTCCGGACGAGGACGTCACCGGGCTTCACGACTTCGCGGCGGGCAGCGACGGCGTACGGACGGTCGTCCCCGAGGAGGTCCCCGAGGAGTACCTGGCGTTCCGGTTGGAGTCGGAGTGCTACGCGGTGCCCATCCGGGGCGTGCGTGAAATCTCCAAGGTTCCTCCGTTGACGGAGATTCCCCGGGCCGAGCCCCAATTGCTGGGCGTGATGAACCTGCGCGGCGAGCTGCTGCCCGTGTATGACATCAAGGTTCGCCTGCGCCTGGCGGAGCGGCCTCCCTTGGTGGCGGGCCCCGACGCGCCGGCGCCGCCTCGGAGCGCGCGCATCCTGGTGCTGCGAACGGAGGCGGGCCCCGCGGGCGTTTGGGTGGACGGGGTCGTGGGCGTGGTGAAGCTCAGGCCCTCCATGGTGGAGGCTCCGCCACCGGGAATGCGGACCGGTGACAAGGATTGCGTGGTGGGCATGGGCCGGCGTGGCCCCACGCTCTACATCCTCCTGGACGCGGAACAGGCGCTCGCACCATGA